From a region of the Gammaproteobacteria bacterium genome:
- a CDS encoding PLP-dependent aminotransferase family protein — protein MLNHLFQLSPDSDASLQQQIREQISKAIVGGHIPRNIALPSTRKLAEMLLVSRNTVILAYEHLIDDGYIVSKARAGFYVDEKILKSCVRDSVQIPAVKGTSPNWERCIKLRSTPPTHNKISRWQDYPYPFIYGQLDPKMFPTNHWRECSRESMSVQSIRDWSGDRFDQDDPLLIEQIHTRVLPRRGIWVDPEQILITVGSQHALYMTLRLLLDKKSTFGLEDPGYPDLTSIASLTGAKIKPLAIDHDGLIINEQLDNCDVVFTTPSHQFPTTVTLPLPRRLALLEQASRKNFLIIEDDYECETTFASHPTPALKSLDDNDRVIYLGSFSKTLAPGLRLGYMVASKELINELREFRRMILRHPPMNNQRAIGLFLARGHHDSLIRNLVQVYEERWHTLDQALQDYLPGSATAPVFGGSAFWVQGPAELDANQLKSLALQHGIVLEPSNSYFHHNVKKNYFRLGYSAIQTEKIRPGIKLLSELIKQIT, from the coding sequence ATGCTAAATCATCTATTTCAGCTGTCGCCGGATAGCGATGCAAGCTTGCAGCAACAAATCCGTGAGCAGATAAGTAAAGCCATTGTCGGTGGTCATATTCCGCGTAACATTGCCTTGCCTTCAACCCGCAAGTTAGCTGAAATGTTATTGGTTTCTCGCAATACCGTTATTTTGGCTTATGAACATTTAATTGATGACGGTTATATTGTGTCAAAGGCGCGCGCCGGCTTTTATGTTGATGAAAAAATTCTCAAGAGCTGCGTTCGTGACTCGGTTCAGATCCCAGCGGTTAAAGGTACGTCGCCTAATTGGGAGCGCTGCATAAAATTACGCAGCACCCCACCGACCCATAATAAAATATCACGCTGGCAAGATTACCCTTATCCATTTATTTACGGCCAACTCGATCCTAAAATGTTTCCAACCAATCATTGGCGCGAGTGCAGCCGTGAGTCGATGTCGGTGCAATCGATTAGGGACTGGTCAGGTGACCGTTTTGATCAGGATGATCCCTTGCTAATCGAGCAAATTCATACCCGAGTTTTACCGCGACGCGGTATCTGGGTCGATCCTGAACAAATTCTTATTACAGTGGGATCTCAACACGCGCTATATATGACGCTGCGCTTGCTGCTGGATAAAAAGTCAACCTTTGGCTTAGAAGATCCTGGTTATCCAGATTTAACCAGTATCGCCAGCCTTACTGGTGCCAAAATAAAACCATTAGCTATTGATCATGATGGGTTAATTATCAACGAACAGCTCGACAATTGCGATGTTGTGTTCACCACGCCTAGCCATCAATTTCCGACGACTGTCACCCTGCCCTTGCCACGTCGACTCGCTTTATTAGAACAAGCATCGCGCAAAAACTTTCTTATTATTGAAGACGATTATGAGTGCGAAACGACCTTTGCATCCCATCCGACTCCTGCGCTTAAAAGCCTCGATGATAACGATCGCGTTATTTACCTCGGTAGTTTTTCAAAAACCTTAGCGCCGGGGTTAAGGCTAGGTTACATGGTCGCATCAAAGGAACTAATTAACGAGCTACGCGAATTTAGACGAATGATATTACGTCATCCACCAATGAACAATCAACGCGCCATCGGTCTCTTTTTGGCCCGTGGTCATCACGATTCTTTAATCCGTAATTTAGTTCAGGTCTATGAAGAGCGCTGGCATACATTAGACCAAGCCTTGCAAGATTATTTACCGGGTTCGGCCACCGCTCCGGTCTTTGGTGGCTCGGCATTTTGGGTCCAGGGGCCAGCTGAGCTTGATGCCAATCAGTTAAAAAGCCTCGCGTTACAACATGGCATAGTGCTTGAGCCGAGCAATTCTTATTTCCACCACAATGTCAAAAAGAACTATTTCAGGCTCGGTTACTCAGCGATCCAAACTGAAAAAATTAGGCCGGGAATCAAGTTGTTAAGCGAATTAATCAAGCAGATAACTTAA
- a CDS encoding Lrp/AsnC family transcriptional regulator, whose amino-acid sequence MDDFDLHILESLQQNAKLSTQALGDQIGLSATACQRRIKKLRDSGVIKKEVAVLDATLVGSYVTVIVSVIMKQGGAAIIDNFRTSMLEHDEVQQCYYVTGDADFILIIAAANMLQYEKITRKLFFNNTNIQRFSSSVAMENVKVGLDIPMHLP is encoded by the coding sequence ATGGATGATTTTGACCTGCATATTTTAGAGTCACTACAGCAAAACGCTAAGCTGTCGACTCAGGCGCTTGGTGACCAAATAGGTTTGTCAGCGACAGCATGTCAGCGTCGGATCAAGAAATTACGTGACAGTGGGGTGATTAAAAAGGAAGTTGCGGTGCTCGATGCTACGTTAGTTGGCAGTTATGTTACCGTGATTGTCTCTGTCATAATGAAGCAAGGAGGCGCAGCGATTATCGATAATTTTCGTACTAGCATGCTTGAGCATGACGAAGTTCAGCAATGTTATTATGTGACAGGTGATGCTGATTTTATTTTAATTATTGCGGCGGCCAATATGCTGCAGTATGAAAAAATAACTCGAAAGTTATTCTTTAATAATACCAACATCCAAAGATTCAGTTCGTCGGTCGCGATGGAGAATGTCAAGGTGGGGCTCGACATTCCAATGCATCTCCCCTAA
- a CDS encoding DMT family transporter: MSITNNDKMMGAGFGLLAAIIWGAWPVLSKMATNNNLLATDIAALRFGVAGCLLLPVLLYQGIKLKQIASKGLLLAIGAGAPYVLLATTGLTLAPNAHFGIIAPTSMLAFTTLGSVLWLRESISTARIIGVTLILAGIFVVGGSGISDISSGTLLGDLMFLGCGMLWASYTLLCRRWQINPWTATALVSVVSMFIYLPIYWFGMNSQLSQQPLNTLIFQGVFQGVVVAILALYFYSKAISLLGPSTSAVFTALVPPFSILFGALILKEPISLVEYLGLGFVATGMLFSLKILRLPSSYLTNRTNNG; encoded by the coding sequence ATGAGCATAACCAATAATGACAAAATGATGGGGGCTGGATTTGGCCTGCTAGCCGCAATTATTTGGGGTGCGTGGCCAGTTTTATCAAAAATGGCCACCAACAATAACTTGTTAGCCACTGATATTGCAGCATTACGCTTTGGCGTGGCTGGTTGTTTGTTATTGCCAGTGCTGTTGTACCAAGGGATCAAGTTAAAGCAAATTGCCAGCAAGGGCCTGCTGCTAGCAATCGGCGCTGGCGCGCCTTATGTGTTACTGGCTACCACCGGCCTTACTTTAGCGCCCAACGCTCACTTTGGCATTATTGCGCCAACCTCAATGTTAGCATTCACTACTTTAGGCAGTGTATTGTGGTTACGCGAGTCGATTAGCACTGCACGGATAATTGGAGTAACGCTCATTTTAGCCGGTATTTTTGTCGTTGGCGGCAGTGGAATCAGTGATATTTCTAGTGGCACTTTACTGGGCGATCTGATGTTTTTAGGCTGTGGCATGCTGTGGGCCAGTTACACCTTGTTATGTCGCCGCTGGCAGATTAATCCGTGGACGGCTACGGCATTAGTATCGGTCGTTTCTATGTTCATTTATTTACCTATTTATTGGTTTGGCATGAACAGCCAATTGTCACAACAACCTTTAAATACGCTAATTTTTCAGGGGGTTTTTCAAGGCGTGGTAGTCGCGATTTTAGCGCTCTATTTTTATTCTAAAGCGATTAGCTTATTAGGACCTAGTACCAGCGCTGTTTTCACCGCTTTGGTTCCTCCTTTTTCTATTTTATTTGGCGCGCTAATCCTTAAAGAGCCAATTTCCTTGGTCGAGTATTTAGGGCTTGGTTTTGTTGCGACAGGCATGTTGTTTTCATTAAAAATATTGCGCCTGCCCAGCAGCTATTTAACAAACAGGACGAATAATGGCTGA
- a CDS encoding ABC transporter ATP-binding protein codes for MTSSTAAANQANDDDHYVQFVNVKKSYDQKNLVVKNFNLDTKKGEFVTLLGPSGSGKTTCLMMLAGFEDVTSGNILINGEPVTNIAPYHRNIGMVFQHYALFPHMTIAENLAYPLKVRKLPASEVERRVKDSLALVELSNFAKRYPGQLSGGQKQRVALARSLIFEPSIVLMDEPLGALDKNLREQMQFEIKRLHQDLGFTAIYVTHDQTEALTMSDRIAVFNNGIVEQCASPEDLYERPANAFVANFIGENNSIAGTVIKCSDGLNHVRLEDGAIVTTSNSNSPQENEPCNVMIRPENLFIANGQLMDNHINVTFMTRLYVGDSIRYFFKLSNGLEIMVKSLNDSMAPIFQPGELAKLTWSTASGLALAP; via the coding sequence ATGACAAGTAGCACAGCCGCAGCGAATCAGGCAAATGACGATGATCACTATGTCCAATTCGTGAATGTTAAAAAAAGCTATGATCAAAAAAACTTGGTTGTAAAAAATTTCAATCTCGATACAAAAAAAGGAGAATTTGTCACCTTACTTGGTCCCTCAGGTTCAGGAAAAACCACCTGCTTAATGATGCTAGCAGGCTTTGAAGATGTCACCAGCGGCAACATTCTTATCAACGGCGAACCCGTCACTAACATTGCGCCTTATCATCGTAATATCGGCATGGTTTTTCAACATTACGCCTTGTTTCCTCATATGACTATTGCAGAAAATCTCGCCTACCCACTAAAAGTTAGAAAGTTACCTGCCAGTGAAGTAGAGCGACGAGTTAAAGACTCCTTAGCCTTAGTTGAGCTATCTAATTTTGCTAAACGTTATCCAGGTCAGCTTTCAGGTGGCCAAAAACAACGAGTGGCCCTAGCACGCTCCTTAATTTTTGAACCGAGCATTGTATTAATGGACGAGCCTCTTGGCGCGCTCGATAAAAATCTTCGAGAACAAATGCAGTTTGAAATTAAACGCTTACATCAAGATCTTGGTTTTACTGCTATTTATGTTACCCATGACCAGACTGAAGCGCTGACCATGTCTGACCGTATTGCGGTGTTTAACAACGGCATTGTTGAACAATGTGCATCTCCTGAAGATCTGTACGAGCGACCAGCCAACGCTTTTGTGGCCAATTTCATCGGGGAAAATAATTCGATCGCTGGCACGGTTATCAAGTGCAGTGACGGCTTAAACCATGTTCGACTCGAAGATGGCGCTATCGTTACCACGAGCAACTCAAATTCACCGCAAGAAAATGAGCCTTGCAATGTAATGATCAGGCCCGAAAACTTGTTTATTGCCAACGGCCAATTAATGGATAATCACATTAATGTCACTTTTATGACCAGGCTCTATGTCGGTGATTCCATTCGTTATTTCTTCAAATTATCCAATGGATTAGAAATAATGGTCAAGTCTCTTAATGACAGCATGGCGCCAATTTTCCAGCCCGGCGAACTCGCAAAATTAACTTGGTCGACCGCCAGTGGACTAGCGTTAGCACCCTAA
- a CDS encoding dodecin domain-containing protein, translating into MSTSHCYQKIEVVGSSTTSIEEAIENAISHCNQPNQQLDWFEVTETRGHIVEGKVGHYQVSLKVGFRMPSQH; encoded by the coding sequence ATGTCCACAAGCCATTGTTATCAAAAAATCGAAGTGGTAGGTTCGTCCACCACCAGCATTGAAGAGGCGATTGAGAATGCCATAAGTCACTGTAACCAGCCCAACCAACAATTAGACTGGTTTGAGGTAACCGAAACTCGCGGCCATATTGTCGAGGGCAAGGTTGGCCATTATCAGGTTAGCTTAAAGGTTGGTTTTAGGATGCCAAGCCAGCATTAA
- a CDS encoding sulfite exporter TauE/SafE family protein, with the protein MLDDPILLLIAFVAVMFGPTLQSLAGFGISVIAAPVLVLIDLDFLAAPVLIFGFSLSLLNTLRYRKRLQINNTKLALAGRLAGSVVGIMLLGILSPSTFVVIFSLLIMVSVALTYHRFAVTNSTLNLIIAGFFSGVMGTTTGVGGPPIALVYQNCTLHRARAELGLFFLISTMISLALLAITGNISAKQMDLTWPLLPAVIAGFYLSTLIEHLFKPHYLKPVIAIFSLLSSVMILVKVVVF; encoded by the coding sequence ATGCTTGACGATCCAATATTATTGCTAATCGCGTTTGTTGCGGTGATGTTTGGACCAACGCTGCAAAGTTTAGCTGGCTTTGGCATCTCAGTTATAGCAGCCCCTGTGTTGGTCTTGATTGATCTAGACTTCTTAGCTGCGCCTGTCTTAATCTTTGGTTTCTCTCTTTCATTACTAAATACCCTACGGTATCGAAAGCGGCTCCAGATTAATAATACAAAATTAGCGTTAGCGGGACGTCTAGCAGGCTCCGTGGTTGGCATTATGTTATTAGGAATATTATCACCATCAACCTTTGTCGTGATATTTTCGTTGCTCATTATGGTATCTGTTGCGCTGACTTATCATCGCTTTGCGGTAACTAACTCTACGCTAAACTTAATTATTGCGGGTTTTTTTTCTGGCGTGATGGGCACCACGACGGGTGTCGGCGGACCACCGATTGCGCTGGTTTACCAAAACTGTACGTTACACCGTGCTCGCGCTGAGCTGGGCTTATTCTTTCTTATTAGCACGATGATATCTCTGGCACTGCTGGCGATAACAGGCAATATTAGTGCGAAACAAATGGATTTGACTTGGCCATTATTACCGGCAGTTATTGCTGGTTTTTATCTCTCGACCCTGATTGAGCACTTATTTAAACCGCATTATTTAAAGCCTGTCATTGCAATCTTTTCACTGCTTTCTAGTGTGATGATTTTAGTAAAGGTTGTCGTTTTTTAA
- a CDS encoding MFS transporter → MRIAATFGLNQIVSHGFGVFLFAALVPLMREDIALTHWHLATIGAISQLAYLAGALLLGVIGHRLSSATLALGTGTISTGLLFTMSQVQDPLIITIVLATLAASAAISWGTIVEIISRCAKPEQCSTQLSCAGSGTAWGYGINGLLILVVVPSLGWQASWQAAAAFGVFVVVMTWRLLARISSDEARQTAGPATNSSADTNIPAANTIAAKKLFSVIINERTALFSCIICFLVGISAMPFATWFNTYLDELGLPAALGGYTWSIVGLSGMVAGFAAGFIADRMGHAIALLVIFSGFGMCLACFIYQPSRYALIAGFGYGLMYFPVWGILAGWIRQRFSSTATMQISSICMVTSGLGGALGNLLAGYIREVSGSLDLVYLAITMAVILLVLLMIFIICLDLKKNQAVTIS, encoded by the coding sequence TTGCGAATTGCTGCTACTTTTGGTCTTAATCAGATCGTTAGCCATGGCTTTGGGGTGTTTTTATTTGCTGCTTTGGTGCCACTGATGCGTGAAGATATCGCGCTTACGCATTGGCATTTGGCGACGATTGGTGCAATCTCTCAACTAGCATACTTAGCGGGAGCCTTATTACTGGGGGTGATAGGGCACCGCTTGAGCAGTGCAACGTTAGCACTTGGTACGGGCACCATCTCGACAGGGCTGTTATTTACAATGTCACAAGTGCAAGACCCATTAATCATTACTATCGTACTAGCAACTCTTGCTGCTAGTGCTGCGATTAGTTGGGGCACTATTGTCGAGATTATTAGCCGCTGTGCCAAACCAGAACAATGTTCTACCCAGCTCTCTTGTGCCGGCAGTGGCACAGCTTGGGGTTATGGAATTAATGGCTTGCTTATTCTTGTCGTTGTACCAAGTTTGGGCTGGCAGGCAAGTTGGCAAGCGGCAGCTGCGTTTGGGGTGTTTGTTGTCGTGATGACATGGCGACTATTAGCGAGAATTAGCAGTGACGAAGCCCGTCAAACTGCTGGGCCAGCGACCAATTCATCCGCAGACACCAATATTCCTGCCGCCAACACAATTGCTGCTAAAAAATTATTTTCGGTCATTATTAATGAACGTACGGCGCTGTTTTCCTGCATCATTTGTTTCTTGGTAGGTATTTCTGCTATGCCATTTGCTACTTGGTTTAATACCTATTTAGATGAGCTAGGCTTGCCCGCCGCGCTAGGAGGATATACGTGGAGTATTGTTGGCCTTAGCGGCATGGTGGCTGGTTTTGCGGCAGGATTTATTGCAGATCGCATGGGGCACGCTATTGCGCTGTTGGTGATATTTAGTGGTTTTGGCATGTGTCTGGCTTGTTTTATTTATCAGCCATCGCGTTATGCCTTAATAGCAGGGTTTGGTTATGGGTTAATGTACTTTCCTGTATGGGGGATCTTGGCGGGATGGATTAGACAGCGGTTTTCATCAACAGCCACCATGCAGATTAGCAGTATTTGCATGGTGACATCGGGTTTAGGTGGCGCACTAGGTAATCTGCTGGCAGGTTATATTCGCGAGGTAAGCGGCTCGTTAGATCTTGTCTATCTGGCTATTACAATGGCTGTTATATTGCTGGTGCTGTTAATGATATTTATTATTTGCTTAGATCTTAAAAAGAACCAAGCAGTTACAATAAGTTGA
- a CDS encoding methyl-accepting chemotaxis protein: MAVSSTFNFRFTIFHRTLLMSLSSIAILLIALGFILNSVANMVTSIEGNTTHLQSQTDAVNQQSSLVSDQEQLINLQTTTLEAYAFYSTYLYWSFDWVLTTSDRSQAEINKAEKSLRIKLQQISSLDQGLAEAAEVVVIYLEDFNSTIAQAVERTKSNASKHRISSKVSEAQTHSMAMNAMFDAILEQTGNAVKEANQGVKIAGDQVRQAANQVLVGSEQVAQSGHNLTSQIWIVMAISSIISLIFGVLMARSIITPIRQLTSVITDIDRNSDLSRRISYQGNNEVGDIGTAFNAMLEKFHHIIVQLARCADQLSDSSQTSAKVSETTNNSAQNLRQETDLVATATGQLASTVQEVNVSTDDAVKQAKQAQQACRNGQQLVANTMGAIESLSDQINESSAAVNNLAKETDAIGSVLDVIRGIANQTNLLALNAAIEAARAGEQGRGFAVVADEVRSLAGKTSESTDEIQKMIEKLQAGAASAVSQMALNSVNASQTLEDAAQTTESISGILLSVSAINDTNQQIAHSTQEQSIAANSIDQSIARISELTNDVSTAAEHTSKSSDELNNMIDELQHLVIKFKY; the protein is encoded by the coding sequence ATGGCTGTATCCTCAACCTTTAATTTTCGTTTCACTATTTTTCATCGCACCCTATTAATGAGCCTTAGCTCAATTGCTATTTTACTTATTGCACTAGGTTTTATTTTAAACAGTGTCGCGAATATGGTTACCTCAATCGAAGGAAACACGACCCACCTGCAAAGCCAAACCGACGCTGTTAATCAGCAAAGTAGCTTGGTTAGCGATCAAGAGCAATTAATAAACTTGCAAACAACAACACTTGAAGCCTATGCATTTTATTCGACTTACCTGTATTGGAGTTTTGATTGGGTATTAACGACCAGCGACCGCTCTCAGGCAGAAATAAACAAAGCGGAAAAGTCACTGAGAATTAAATTACAACAAATATCATCTCTTGATCAAGGTCTCGCAGAGGCTGCTGAGGTTGTCGTTATTTATCTAGAAGATTTTAATTCGACCATTGCTCAAGCCGTAGAACGCACTAAAAGCAATGCCTCTAAGCATCGAATTAGCTCAAAAGTTAGTGAAGCTCAAACTCATAGCATGGCAATGAATGCAATGTTTGATGCAATTTTAGAGCAAACCGGCAATGCTGTTAAAGAAGCTAACCAAGGCGTCAAAATTGCGGGTGACCAAGTACGCCAAGCTGCGAATCAGGTATTAGTAGGTAGCGAGCAAGTGGCACAGTCAGGTCATAACCTAACGTCACAAATTTGGATCGTTATGGCCATATCGTCCATTATTAGTTTGATTTTTGGTGTGTTAATGGCGCGTTCTATTATCACACCCATCCGGCAGCTCACTTCGGTAATTACAGATATTGATCGAAACTCAGACTTAAGTCGTCGCATAAGCTATCAAGGTAATAATGAAGTGGGTGATATAGGCACTGCATTTAACGCAATGTTAGAAAAGTTTCATCATATTATTGTGCAATTGGCGCGCTGTGCCGATCAACTAAGTGATTCTTCACAAACCAGTGCCAAAGTTAGTGAAACAACCAATAATAGCGCGCAAAATTTGCGCCAAGAAACTGATTTAGTCGCCACTGCTACCGGCCAACTTGCCAGCACGGTTCAAGAAGTTAATGTCAGTACCGATGACGCAGTTAAACAAGCAAAACAGGCACAACAAGCCTGTCGCAATGGCCAGCAACTTGTCGCTAATACGATGGGTGCAATTGAATCGTTGTCAGACCAAATCAACGAGAGCTCGGCCGCAGTTAATAACTTAGCCAAAGAAACCGACGCTATAGGCTCGGTGCTTGACGTAATACGCGGTATCGCTAATCAAACCAATTTATTAGCGCTTAATGCCGCCATTGAAGCCGCCAGAGCCGGTGAACAAGGTCGTGGTTTTGCCGTGGTAGCCGACGAAGTACGATCATTAGCCGGCAAAACGAGTGAGTCGACTGATGAAATTCAAAAGATGATTGAGAAATTGCAAGCTGGAGCAGCCAGTGCAGTATCTCAAATGGCGTTAAATAGTGTTAACGCCAGTCAAACTCTTGAAGATGCAGCCCAAACCACCGAGTCAATCAGTGGAATATTACTGTCGGTTAGCGCGATCAACGACACCAATCAGCAAATAGCCCACTCGACTCAAGAACAATCGATTGCGGCCAACAGTATCGATCAAAGCATTGCCCGGATCAGCGAATTAACCAATGATGTCAGCACGGCAGCTGAGCACACGTCAAAGTCGAGCGACGAGCTCAATAATATGATCGATGAACTACAGCATTTAGTGATTAAGTTTAAATATTAA
- a CDS encoding aldehyde dehydrogenase family protein has translation MNANFITIKNHINGQWVEQPNSAKESLYNPSTGAVIGDVPLSSAATSSQAVQAAADAFPAWRDLPLPKRMDYIFKMLRAMEDNLEALAIAIALDQAKHISEARGEVSRVIEILQMACAIPTMLQGETVQGIANNINGRLIKAPLGVFCGVAPFNFPALVFGWFIPFAIGAGNTFVYKPSTESPLFMQKMMQLLVDIGLPKGVVNVVHGDRSVVEAWYDDDNVAGVCLVGSTPTAKAIAQGCGRSGKKTMLLGGAKNFLVAMEDAPLDLLIDNILMSGYGAAGQRCLAVSNIAVVAEIYDEFIERLLAASQKITLGDAMDPEVFMGPVISATAKNRIHRAIETGISEGATLLLDGRNPVVAKLNNDGYFIGPTIFTDVTPCMTIAKQEIFGPVLSVIKVGCIDGALKMIKQHDMGNGACIFTQNSYYTEHFINQADVGMVGVNVGICAPHPYLPFGGIKGSLVGNNKVQGKDAIDFFTQNKVATVRVINPKDQQSGAVQPQDNKVRSCVAN, from the coding sequence ATGAATGCCAATTTTATTACCATAAAAAATCATATCAACGGCCAATGGGTAGAACAACCTAATAGCGCCAAAGAGTCCTTATATAACCCATCAACGGGCGCAGTCATTGGTGACGTTCCACTGTCAAGCGCTGCTACCTCGAGTCAGGCCGTTCAGGCAGCAGCCGACGCCTTCCCAGCTTGGCGCGACTTGCCTCTGCCAAAACGGATGGATTATATCTTTAAAATGTTACGGGCGATGGAAGACAATTTAGAAGCACTTGCTATTGCCATTGCTTTGGATCAAGCCAAGCACATATCGGAAGCGCGCGGTGAAGTGAGCCGGGTGATCGAAATTCTGCAAATGGCTTGTGCTATTCCGACCATGTTACAAGGTGAAACTGTGCAAGGCATTGCCAACAATATTAATGGTCGCCTGATTAAAGCGCCGCTCGGCGTTTTCTGCGGCGTAGCACCCTTTAATTTCCCCGCCTTAGTATTCGGCTGGTTTATTCCCTTTGCTATCGGCGCTGGCAATACCTTTGTTTATAAGCCATCGACTGAATCTCCGTTATTTATGCAAAAAATGATGCAGCTACTAGTCGATATTGGTCTGCCCAAAGGCGTGGTTAATGTCGTGCATGGCGATCGCTCTGTCGTTGAAGCTTGGTATGACGATGACAATGTCGCAGGTGTCTGTTTGGTTGGTTCAACCCCAACCGCCAAAGCGATAGCGCAAGGTTGTGGCCGCAGTGGCAAGAAAACCATGCTGCTCGGTGGCGCCAAAAACTTCTTGGTTGCGATGGAAGACGCCCCGCTTGATTTGTTGATTGATAATATTTTAATGTCTGGTTATGGCGCTGCAGGTCAACGCTGCCTAGCGGTGTCTAACATTGCGGTTGTGGCTGAGATTTACGATGAATTTATCGAACGTTTGCTCGCCGCTTCACAAAAAATAACCCTAGGTGATGCAATGGACCCCGAGGTATTTATGGGCCCGGTCATTTCAGCAACCGCCAAAAACAGAATTCACCGTGCAATTGAAACAGGCATCAGCGAGGGCGCAACCTTGTTGCTCGATGGCCGTAATCCAGTTGTTGCTAAGTTAAACAATGATGGTTACTTTATTGGTCCGACTATTTTTACCGACGTAACCCCGTGCATGACAATTGCCAAACAAGAAATCTTCGGTCCAGTGTTAAGTGTGATCAAAGTTGGCTGTATTGATGGCGCGTTAAAAATGATTAAGCAACACGACATGGGTAACGGGGCTTGTATCTTTACTCAAAATAGCTATTACACCGAGCATTTTATCAACCAAGCAGACGTTGGCATGGTTGGCGTTAATGTGGGTATTTGTGCGCCTCACCCTTATTTACCTTTTGGCGGGATCAAGGGATCTTTAGTTGGCAATAACAAGGTTCAGGGCAAAGACGCAATTGACTTTTTCACTCAAAATAAAGTCGCCACCGTGCGAGTAATTAACCCTAAAGACCAGCAATCTGGGGCTGTTCAACCACAAGATAATAAAGTACGAAGCTGTGTGGCCAACTAG
- a CDS encoding prepilin-type N-terminal cleavage/methylation domain-containing protein: MTKNKGFTLIELILVIVILVIIAITAAPKFIDLGKEAQKAAFTAIAAAFRAGVERVHFTWLIRGNGLEIQNFITIWTR, translated from the coding sequence ATAACTAAAAACAAAGGTTTTACCCTCATAGAACTGATTTTAGTCATTGTGATTTTAGTCATTATCGCCATCACAGCAGCCCCTAAATTTATTGACCTAGGTAAAGAAGCCCAAAAAGCGGCTTTTACCGCTATTGCTGCAGCCTTTAGAGCGGGTGTAGAGCGAGTACACTTTACTTGGCTCATTAGAGGGAACGGACTAGAGATTCAAAATTTCATCACTATTTGGACCAGGTAG